The Flavobacterium jumunjinense genome includes a region encoding these proteins:
- a CDS encoding DUF5686 and carboxypeptidase regulatory-like domain-containing protein: protein MKKLFALLFLLFNSILFSQIRGTVTDVNGEPLPFVNIYVENTYIGTTTNEKGKYELNYNTTNNVSLLFQYLGYKTQKQSLNIASFPHEFNVVLEEENLQLKEVVLLNGINPANEIIKKAIANKKINAAKTDKFEADFYSRGIFKVKDIPEKFMGMEIGDIDGSLDSTRSGVIYLSETVSKIKFEKPDNLKEEIIASKVAGNNNGFSYNTALSTNYDFYENYVEFGINMVSPIADNAFNYYKYKLEGSFYDDKNQLINKISVTAKRDKEPVFEGFIYIVEDTWAIFGIDLDIKGYRMQQPILETMKLTQNFSYNKDSKIWVKNVQSLDFDAGIFGMKFTGKYTHVFSNYIFKDNFEKKTFGREIVSFADNANKKEDSFWQTNRPVPLTDEESYNYIKKDSIQTIRESKTYLDSLDTKSNKFKVFDIISGYSYKNTHEKWNLSYKGLLDFSSLSFNTVQGWNLDSGFSFRKWNDENGKFTSINSTFNYGIAEDRLRVTGTFYHRFNTINNANLSITGGSKVSQFNENEPISNFINSISTLFFKNNFMKLYNKEFAEINYGREIVNGIYANGKVSYENRHSLFNTTDYTVIKNDDLYTSNDPLQPHNYSSGFEKHSIYKASISTRIRFGQKYISRPNGKINIQNDDYPILSFAYEKGFGGSNSNYNHDFVAARVDYNKTLGNKGDFSANIRGGKFFNADNISFIDYKHFNGNETHVNFRGNYTNAFNLLSYYTHSTNDAYVETHLQHNFKGYIMNKIPLINKLQWNLVGGFHQINVPNTKPYQEFSVGFDNIGFGKFRFLRIDYVRAYQNGFQGDGILFGLRF, encoded by the coding sequence ATGAAAAAATTATTCGCTTTATTATTTTTATTATTTAATAGTATTCTATTCTCTCAAATTAGAGGAACTGTTACTGATGTTAATGGAGAACCTCTTCCTTTTGTAAATATATATGTTGAGAATACTTATATAGGTACCACTACAAATGAAAAAGGAAAATATGAGTTAAATTATAACACTACAAATAATGTTTCGTTATTATTTCAATATTTAGGATATAAAACACAAAAACAAAGTTTAAATATCGCTTCATTTCCGCACGAGTTCAATGTTGTTCTTGAAGAAGAAAATCTACAACTCAAAGAAGTTGTTTTACTAAACGGAATTAACCCAGCTAATGAAATTATAAAAAAAGCAATTGCTAATAAAAAAATTAATGCTGCAAAAACAGATAAATTTGAAGCTGATTTCTATTCAAGAGGAATTTTCAAGGTAAAAGATATTCCTGAAAAATTTATGGGTATGGAAATTGGAGACATTGATGGAAGTTTAGATTCTACTCGTAGTGGTGTTATTTATTTATCGGAAACTGTTTCTAAAATAAAATTTGAAAAACCAGACAACCTCAAAGAAGAGATTATTGCTTCTAAAGTTGCTGGAAACAATAATGGATTCAGTTATAATACTGCATTAAGTACTAATTATGATTTCTATGAAAACTATGTCGAATTTGGCATTAATATGGTTTCGCCCATAGCAGACAATGCTTTCAATTACTATAAATATAAATTAGAAGGGAGTTTTTATGACGACAAAAATCAACTTATAAACAAAATAAGTGTAACTGCTAAAAGAGACAAAGAACCTGTTTTTGAAGGTTTTATCTATATTGTTGAAGATACTTGGGCTATTTTTGGAATAGATTTGGATATTAAAGGATACCGAATGCAACAACCTATTTTAGAGACAATGAAATTAACTCAAAATTTCAGCTACAATAAAGACTCTAAAATTTGGGTAAAGAACGTTCAATCTTTAGACTTTGATGCTGGAATTTTCGGAATGAAATTTACTGGGAAATACACCCATGTATTTAGTAATTATATTTTCAAAGACAATTTTGAAAAGAAAACATTCGGAAGAGAAATTGTTTCTTTTGCTGACAATGCTAATAAAAAAGAGGATTCTTTTTGGCAAACCAATAGACCTGTTCCATTAACAGATGAAGAAAGCTACAATTACATAAAGAAAGATAGTATACAAACTATTAGAGAGTCAAAAACGTACTTAGACTCTTTAGATACTAAGTCGAATAAATTTAAAGTTTTTGACATTATAAGTGGTTATTCCTATAAAAATACGCATGAAAAATGGAATTTAAGCTATAAAGGACTATTAGATTTTTCTTCTTTAAGTTTTAATACTGTTCAAGGATGGAATTTAGATAGCGGTTTTTCATTTAGAAAATGGAATGATGAAAACGGAAAATTTACTTCAATAAATTCTACTTTCAATTATGGTATTGCAGAAGATAGACTACGAGTTACTGGAACCTTTTATCATCGATTTAATACTATAAACAATGCCAATTTATCAATTACTGGAGGAAGCAAAGTCAGTCAATTCAATGAAAACGAACCTATTTCAAATTTTATAAATTCAATAAGCACTTTGTTTTTCAAAAACAATTTTATGAAATTATATAATAAGGAATTCGCAGAAATTAATTACGGACGAGAAATTGTTAATGGAATTTATGCTAACGGGAAAGTTTCTTACGAGAATAGACATTCTTTATTTAACACTACAGACTATACTGTGATTAAAAACGATGATTTATACACTTCTAACGATCCTTTACAACCTCATAATTACTCTTCTGGATTTGAAAAACACAGTATTTACAAAGCAAGCATTTCTACAAGAATACGTTTTGGTCAGAAATATATTTCGAGACCCAATGGAAAAATAAACATCCAGAACGATGACTATCCTATTTTAAGCTTTGCTTATGAAAAAGGCTTTGGTGGTTCTAATTCAAATTATAATCATGATTTTGTTGCAGCAAGAGTAGATTATAACAAAACACTTGGAAACAAAGGAGATTTTTCTGCGAATATTAGAGGTGGAAAGTTTTTTAATGCCGATAACATTTCGTTTATAGATTATAAACATTTTAACGGAAACGAAACACATGTAAATTTTAGAGGAAATTATACTAATGCTTTTAACCTTTTATCATACTATACTCATTCTACGAATGATGCTTATGTTGAAACACATTTGCAGCATAATTTTAAAGGTTATATTATGAATAAAATCCCTTTAATTAACAAATTGCAATGGAACTTAGTTGGTGGTTTTCATCAAATTAATGTTCCTAATACTAAACCTTATCAAGAGTTTAGTGTTGGTTTTGACAATATTGGTTTTGGTAAATTTCGCTTTTTACGAATTGACTATGTGAGAGCGTATCAAAATGGTTTTCAAGGAGATGGGATATTATTTGGTCTAAGATTTTAA
- the aroQ gene encoding type II 3-dehydroquinate dehydratase, translated as MKLLILNGPNLNLLGKREPEIYGSLTFEDYLEQLKTSFNTINFDYYQSNIEGEIINKLHEVGFSYDGIILNAGAYTHTSIGIGDAIKGITTPVIEVHISNTFSRESFRHQSYISPNVKGIIIGFGMESYKLAVQSFL; from the coding sequence ATGAAATTATTAATTCTAAATGGTCCTAATCTTAATTTATTAGGAAAACGTGAACCTGAAATTTATGGTAGTCTAACCTTTGAAGATTATCTTGAGCAATTAAAAACCAGTTTCAATACTATTAATTTTGATTATTATCAAAGTAATATTGAAGGAGAAATTATCAATAAACTACATGAAGTTGGTTTTAGTTATGATGGGATTATTTTAAATGCAGGTGCTTATACTCATACATCAATCGGAATTGGAGATGCTATAAAAGGAATTACAACTCCAGTAATAGAAGTACACATATCAAACACTTTTTCGAGAGAATCATTTAGACATCAATCTTATATTTCTCCTAATGTAAAAGGAATCATTATTGGTTTCGGAATGGAAAGTTACAAATTAGCTGTTCAATCGTTTCTATAA
- a CDS encoding porin family protein, whose amino-acid sequence MKKVVFILLLSVITMNSFYAQTLKIGIKGGLNYANLTDTSIKTDAITSYHAGLIGEISLSDSFALQPELLYSTQGASYKNAIGEFKNELGYISIPLLAKINLNKSISLEMGPQASFLLSKKDEFNLNDYNSFDFSVNGGLGLKLTKSLFIQARYNLGLSEISKNADAKNSVFQLSAGILF is encoded by the coding sequence ATGAAAAAAGTAGTTTTTATCTTACTTCTGAGTGTAATAACTATGAATAGTTTTTACGCACAAACATTAAAAATTGGTATTAAAGGTGGTCTAAATTATGCCAATTTAACAGACACTTCTATTAAAACTGATGCAATAACTAGTTATCATGCTGGTTTAATCGGAGAAATTTCTCTTTCAGATTCGTTTGCCTTGCAACCTGAATTACTATATTCTACTCAAGGTGCTTCCTATAAGAACGCAATTGGTGAATTCAAAAATGAGTTAGGTTACATTTCAATTCCTCTTTTAGCAAAAATTAACCTTAATAAAAGTATTAGTTTAGAAATGGGTCCACAAGCATCATTTTTATTAAGCAAAAAAGACGAATTCAATCTAAATGATTACAATTCATTTGATTTTAGCGTGAATGGTGGACTAGGACTTAAGTTGACAAAATCTTTATTTATTCAAGCAAGATATAATCTTGGATTAAGTGAGATATCAAAAAATGCTGATGCTAAAAACAGTGTTTTTCAACTATCTGCAGGAATACTTTTTTAA
- a CDS encoding outer membrane beta-barrel protein encodes MKKLVLSAVAVFAFTFANAQEGEGAGFSKGDVFISGSVGFDSTKQGDAKSNEFTFSPAAGYFLTENIAAGVRLNIVSGEETTETTYSEFGADVFGRYYFTPASKFSVFGELAVGFGNEKRETVTNIETKYTSFGVNAGVGVNYFLSDNFAIEAGWAGLGYNSRKLDADGADAQNSFGLAVDMSSINLGLVYKF; translated from the coding sequence ATGAAAAAATTAGTATTATCTGCAGTAGCAGTTTTTGCATTTACTTTTGCAAATGCACAAGAAGGAGAAGGAGCTGGGTTTTCTAAAGGTGATGTTTTTATTTCTGGATCTGTTGGTTTTGATTCAACTAAGCAAGGTGACGCTAAATCTAACGAGTTCACTTTTTCACCAGCTGCTGGTTATTTTTTAACTGAAAACATTGCTGCTGGAGTAAGATTGAATATTGTTAGCGGTGAAGAAACTACTGAAACTACTTATTCTGAATTTGGAGCAGATGTTTTTGGACGTTATTATTTTACTCCTGCATCTAAATTTTCTGTTTTTGGAGAATTAGCTGTTGGTTTTGGTAATGAAAAAAGAGAAACTGTTACTAACATAGAAACTAAATATACTAGTTTTGGTGTTAATGCTGGAGTTGGTGTTAATTATTTCTTATCTGATAATTTTGCTATTGAAGCAGGATGGGCTGGATTAGGATATAACTCTAGAAAATTAGATGCTGACGGAGCAGATGCTCAAAATTCATTTGGTTTAGCAGTTGACATGAGTTCAATTAATTTAGGATTAGTTTATAAATTCTAA
- the xerA gene encoding site-specific tyrosine recombinase/integron integrase: MSNWQSYIKEYRNYLKLERGLSENTIENYSFDIEKLLMFLSENKITESPILISEEIIQQFIYDVSSKVNAKSQARIISGLKSFFNYLVFEDYRDTTPMELIEVPKTGRKLPDTLSIEEIDNLIGAIDLSSFEGERNRAILETLYSCGLRVSELVALKISDLFFEEGFLKVTGKGDKQRFVPLSKSTEKYITIYKEQIRVQVNVQKGFEDTLFLNRRGKQLTRAMIFTIIKDLAKKINLAKVISPHTFRHSFATHLLENGADLRSIQLMLGHESITTTEIYMHLDTKFLADVLNNFHPRK; the protein is encoded by the coding sequence ATGAGCAATTGGCAATCTTATATTAAAGAATATAGAAACTATCTAAAATTAGAAAGAGGTCTTTCTGAGAATACAATTGAAAATTATTCTTTTGATATAGAGAAACTATTGATGTTTCTATCGGAAAATAAAATAACTGAATCTCCTATTCTCATTTCAGAAGAAATAATCCAACAATTTATTTATGATGTTTCTTCTAAAGTGAATGCGAAAAGTCAAGCAAGGATAATTTCTGGATTGAAAAGTTTCTTTAATTACTTAGTTTTTGAGGATTATAGAGATACGACTCCAATGGAATTGATAGAAGTACCTAAGACAGGAAGAAAGTTGCCAGATACGCTTTCTATAGAGGAAATTGACAATCTAATTGGAGCTATTGATTTGTCAAGTTTTGAAGGGGAAAGGAATAGAGCAATATTGGAAACTCTTTATAGTTGCGGTCTTCGTGTTTCTGAGTTAGTAGCATTGAAAATTTCTGATTTGTTTTTTGAAGAAGGTTTTTTAAAAGTTACAGGTAAAGGAGATAAACAACGTTTTGTGCCTTTAAGTAAATCAACAGAAAAGTATATAACAATATATAAAGAACAAATTCGTGTTCAGGTAAATGTTCAAAAAGGCTTTGAAGACACTTTGTTTTTAAATAGAAGAGGAAAGCAGTTAACGCGAGCAATGATATTTACTATCATAAAAGATTTGGCTAAGAAAATTAATTTAGCAAAAGTAATTAGTCCGCATACTTTTAGGCATTCTTTTGCTACGCATTTACTTGAAAATGGAGCAGATTTGCGTTCTATTCAATTAATGCTAGGACATGAGTCGATAACTACAACAGAAATTTATATGCATTTAGATACTAAGTTTCTAGCCGATGTCTTGAATAATTTTCATCCTAGGAAATAA
- the rny gene encoding ribonuclease Y — translation MDIVSIIIGVFVGIGVGFGIAKFLEKSNVSTLIKNAKKEASSILKDGKAEAESIKKDKILQAKEKFLELKTEHEQVILSRDKKMADAEKRTRDKESQVSNELAKTKRLNDEAESKITDYNNRIEFLEKKQQEIDKLHKSQVEQLEVISGLSADEAKNQIVESLKAEAKTAAMSFIQTTIEESKMTAQQEAKKIIINTIQRVGTEEAVENCVSVFNIESDDVKGRIIGREGRNIRALEAATGVEIIVDDTPEAIILSCFDPVRREIARLALHKLVTDGRIHPARIEEIVSKTQKQIEEEIIEVGKRTVIDLGIHGLHPELIKIVGRMKYRSSYGQNLLQHSREVANLCGIMAAELGLNVKLAKRAGLLHDIGKVPDTESELPHAILGMQWAEKYGEKEEVCNAIGAHHDEIEMKSLISPIIQVCDAISGARPGARRQVLDSYIQRLKDLEEIAFGFTGVKNAYAIQAGRELRVIVESEKVSDEMASSLSFEISQKIQTEMTYPGQVKITVIRETRAVNIAK, via the coding sequence ATGGATATAGTAAGTATAATAATAGGGGTTTTTGTAGGTATTGGAGTAGGATTTGGAATTGCAAAATTTTTAGAAAAAAGCAATGTATCTACTTTAATAAAAAATGCAAAAAAAGAAGCCTCATCTATTTTAAAAGATGGTAAGGCTGAAGCCGAATCTATAAAAAAGGACAAGATCCTTCAAGCGAAAGAGAAATTCTTAGAATTAAAAACAGAACACGAACAAGTTATTTTGTCTCGCGATAAAAAAATGGCAGATGCTGAAAAAAGAACTAGAGACAAAGAATCTCAAGTTTCTAATGAATTAGCAAAAACAAAAAGACTAAACGACGAGGCTGAATCTAAGATTACTGATTACAATAACAGAATTGAATTCTTAGAAAAGAAACAACAAGAAATTGACAAATTACACAAAAGTCAAGTTGAGCAATTAGAAGTTATATCTGGACTTTCTGCTGACGAAGCTAAAAACCAAATAGTAGAAAGCTTAAAAGCAGAAGCTAAAACAGCTGCAATGTCATTTATTCAAACTACAATTGAAGAATCAAAAATGACTGCTCAGCAAGAAGCTAAAAAAATAATCATTAACACAATTCAAAGAGTTGGTACAGAAGAAGCAGTAGAAAACTGTGTATCTGTATTCAATATCGAATCTGATGATGTTAAAGGAAGAATTATTGGTAGAGAAGGAAGAAACATTAGAGCTTTAGAAGCAGCAACAGGTGTTGAAATTATTGTTGATGACACACCAGAAGCAATTATACTTTCATGTTTCGATCCAGTAAGAAGAGAAATTGCTCGTTTAGCATTACATAAATTAGTTACTGACGGAAGAATTCACCCTGCAAGAATTGAAGAAATCGTTTCTAAAACACAAAAACAAATTGAAGAGGAAATTATAGAAGTTGGTAAACGTACAGTTATTGACTTAGGAATTCATGGATTGCACCCTGAATTGATCAAAATAGTAGGAAGAATGAAGTACCGTTCTTCATACGGACAAAACTTACTACAACACTCTAGAGAAGTTGCTAACCTTTGTGGTATAATGGCTGCTGAACTAGGACTAAACGTTAAATTAGCTAAAAGAGCTGGTTTATTACACGATATTGGAAAAGTTCCAGATACTGAAAGCGAATTACCTCATGCTATTTTAGGTATGCAATGGGCTGAAAAATATGGTGAAAAAGAAGAAGTTTGTAATGCTATTGGTGCTCACCATGATGAAATTGAAATGAAATCTTTAATATCTCCAATTATCCAAGTTTGTGATGCTATTTCTGGTGCAAGACCTGGAGCAAGAAGACAAGTTTTAGATTCCTACATCCAAAGGTTAAAAGATTTAGAAGAAATCGCATTTGGTTTTACTGGTGTTAAAAATGCATACGCTATTCAAGCTGGTAGAGAACTACGTGTAATTGTAGAAAGCGAAAAAGTAAGTGACGAAATGGCTTCAAGTTTATCTTTTGAAATTTCACAAAAAATTCAAACAGAAATGACTTATCCTGGTCAAGTAAAAATTACAGTAATTAGAGAGACTAGAGCTGTTAATATCGCAAAATAG
- a CDS encoding cell division protein ZapA, protein MSEKLKIKISIADRVYPLTIEETQEEALRSASKKIDVMIKQFEQSYAVRDKQDVLAMCALQFASQVEQKQLDVSQNHDSSFDRLKNLDKKLSELLSK, encoded by the coding sequence ATGAGTGAAAAATTAAAGATAAAAATATCAATTGCAGACAGAGTCTATCCTTTAACGATAGAAGAGACTCAGGAAGAAGCCTTAAGAAGTGCTTCTAAAAAAATTGATGTGATGATTAAACAATTTGAACAAAGCTATGCCGTTAGAGACAAGCAAGATGTTTTAGCAATGTGCGCATTACAATTTGCATCTCAAGTTGAACAAAAACAATTGGATGTTTCACAAAATCATGATTCATCCTTTGATCGATTGAAGAATTTAGATAAAAAACTGAGTGAATTACTCTCAAAATAA
- a CDS encoding M23 family metallopeptidase has product MNKLFLILFLSSITFAQKDYPTDFISPLSIPLDVSGSFGELRSNHFHAGLDLKTNKREGLDVFAVGDGYVSRIKISTFGYGKAIYITHPNGYTTVYGHLQRANGAIEEYIRKIQYKQNSFEVEMFPSASELPVKQGDVIAFSGNSGGSGGPHLHFEFRDSSTEHVVNPLYFGFNKFAKDTKDPFLQGIVAYPIDNSIVNASNKPVAISYNKQADGTYLASKVVVKGKVGFGINAYDYCTNPYNKNGVFKVNAYLNGVLYYQYDFETFSFDESRYINNLIDYERYKQMKQRVQKLFHYSDYPLSVIKSSKNNGVINPQPNTSYNYKVEILDYHNNKATLIIPVEFQEQNSVVLKEEPVLPYLLKSKVENNYTKENVSVYVPENAFYDDFSFDFDVKDGILSFSNENIPVHKNITVTFNNVEGLTEEELSKTFIASLDGHRLSYNNTYRKGNTFSARVRYLDKYKLSQDATPPRIYNVNFVEGKNLKNQKTLSVSISDNISGIDSYNGYLNGKWILMEYDYKTKKLIHALSDNMYSEGRNDFKVVVTDDMQNSTTFESHFFMNN; this is encoded by the coding sequence ATGAACAAGCTATTTTTAATCCTATTTCTTTCATCAATTACATTTGCACAAAAAGATTATCCTACAGATTTTATTTCTCCATTATCAATTCCACTAGATGTTTCTGGTTCTTTTGGGGAGTTGCGAAGTAATCATTTTCATGCAGGTTTGGATTTAAAAACGAATAAAAGAGAAGGTTTAGATGTTTTTGCTGTTGGTGATGGTTATGTTTCTAGAATTAAAATATCAACATTTGGTTATGGAAAAGCTATATATATAACTCACCCAAATGGGTATACAACTGTGTATGGTCATTTGCAAAGAGCGAATGGAGCTATAGAGGAGTATATTAGAAAAATACAGTATAAACAAAACTCGTTTGAGGTGGAAATGTTTCCTAGTGCTTCCGAATTGCCTGTTAAACAAGGTGACGTTATTGCTTTTTCTGGGAATTCTGGTGGTAGTGGTGGACCTCATTTGCATTTTGAATTTAGAGATAGTAGTACAGAGCATGTCGTAAATCCTTTATATTTTGGATTCAATAAATTTGCCAAGGATACAAAAGACCCTTTTTTGCAAGGTATTGTTGCTTATCCTATCGATAATTCAATTGTCAATGCGTCTAATAAGCCTGTAGCAATATCATACAATAAGCAAGCAGATGGTACTTATTTAGCTTCTAAAGTTGTTGTGAAAGGCAAAGTTGGTTTTGGGATAAATGCTTATGATTATTGTACTAATCCATACAATAAGAATGGTGTTTTTAAAGTCAATGCTTATTTGAATGGAGTTTTATATTATCAATATGATTTTGAAACTTTTTCTTTTGATGAAAGCAGGTATATTAATAATTTAATAGACTATGAACGATATAAGCAGATGAAACAAAGAGTTCAGAAGTTGTTTCATTATTCAGATTATCCTTTGTCGGTAATAAAATCGAGTAAAAATAATGGTGTTATAAATCCGCAACCCAATACAAGTTATAATTATAAAGTAGAAATTTTAGATTACCATAATAATAAAGCTACTTTAATTATTCCTGTTGAATTTCAGGAACAAAATAGTGTAGTTTTAAAGGAAGAGCCTGTTTTGCCTTATTTATTAAAATCGAAAGTTGAAAATAATTATACAAAAGAAAATGTTTCTGTTTATGTGCCAGAAAATGCATTTTACGACGATTTTAGTTTTGATTTTGATGTTAAAGATGGTATTTTGTCTTTTTCAAATGAAAATATTCCTGTGCATAAAAACATTACAGTCACATTTAATAATGTGGAAGGTTTGACTGAAGAGGAATTAAGTAAAACATTCATTGCGTCTTTAGACGGTCATAGGTTGAGTTATAATAATACCTATAGAAAAGGAAATACATTTTCAGCAAGAGTTCGTTATTTAGATAAATATAAATTGTCACAAGATGCAACGCCTCCGAGAATATATAATGTAAATTTTGTAGAAGGTAAAAATTTAAAAAATCAGAAAACATTAAGTGTTTCAATATCTGATAATATATCAGGTATAGATTCTTATAATGGGTATTTAAATGGAAAGTGGATATTAATGGAGTATGATTATAAGACTAAAAAGCTAATTCATGCGTTAAGTGATAATATGTATAGTGAAGGAAGAAATGATTTTAAAGTTGTTGTAACAGATGATATGCAAAATTCAACTACCTTTGAGTCACATTTTTTTATGAATAATTAA